Proteins co-encoded in one Holophagales bacterium genomic window:
- the hisH gene encoding imidazole glycerol phosphate synthase subunit HisH produces MTRVALLDYGVGNVGSVRRALERLGAEVVQTSEPAVVATSSRVVLPGVGAFAPARRSLAASGLEEGIRAALESGARLLGLCLGFQLLFDESEEFGTTPGLGLLAGRIAPFPPGARVPHVGWNRLETEGASAGPLLDRLPGGTYVYFVHSFRPEGVDPADVAAWCDHGGRFVAAARRGNVWGCQFHPEKSSSAGRRILENFLSEAA; encoded by the coding sequence ATGACGCGCGTCGCTCTCCTCGACTACGGCGTGGGCAACGTCGGCTCCGTGAGGCGCGCCCTCGAACGGCTCGGTGCGGAGGTCGTCCAGACGTCCGAACCGGCTGTCGTCGCCACCTCGTCGCGCGTCGTCCTGCCGGGCGTCGGCGCGTTCGCCCCGGCACGCCGGAGCCTCGCGGCCTCGGGCCTCGAGGAGGGGATCCGCGCCGCTCTCGAGAGCGGCGCGCGGCTCCTCGGCCTCTGCCTCGGTTTCCAGCTCCTCTTCGACGAGAGCGAGGAGTTCGGCACGACGCCGGGCCTCGGGCTCCTGGCGGGCCGCATCGCCCCTTTCCCGCCCGGCGCGCGCGTTCCGCACGTCGGGTGGAACCGCCTGGAGACCGAGGGCGCCAGCGCCGGGCCCCTCCTCGACAGGCTGCCGGGCGGGACCTACGTCTACTTCGTCCACTCCTTCCGGCCGGAAGGGGTCGACCCCGCCGACGTCGCGGCGTGGTGCGACCACGGCGGCCGGTTCGTCGCGGCCGCCCGGCGCGGCAACGTCTGGGGCTGCCAGTTCCACCCCGAGAAGTCGTCGTCGGCGGGACGGCGGATCCTCGAGAACTTCCTCTCGGAGGCCGCGTGA
- a CDS encoding 1-(5-phosphoribosyl)-5-[(5-phosphoribosylamino)methylideneamino] imidazole-4-carboxamide isomerase gives MIALWPAIDLMGGKVVRLLHGDPSQRTVYPERAVEVALRFAAEGADGIHVVDLDAAFGIGSNAGPIAEIVAASPVPVEVGGGLRDRAGIEAVLATSVARLVLGSLPFRAPALFEALLAAHPDRLVVALDCKDGRPTIHGWVEDAGAGDAAGVARRLAALGVRTLLVTDVARDGAMTGPNLELLAAVRAAFSGEILASGGMRGAEDLAPVAATLSGGPAGAIFGRALHSGATTVARLATARAALREVAS, from the coding sequence GTGATCGCGCTCTGGCCCGCCATCGACCTGATGGGAGGGAAGGTCGTCCGCCTCCTCCACGGCGATCCGTCGCAGCGAACCGTCTACCCTGAGCGCGCCGTCGAGGTCGCCCTCCGCTTCGCGGCGGAGGGGGCCGACGGGATCCACGTCGTCGACCTCGACGCGGCGTTCGGGATCGGATCCAACGCCGGCCCGATCGCCGAGATCGTCGCGGCGTCGCCCGTTCCGGTCGAAGTCGGCGGTGGCCTGCGAGACCGCGCGGGCATCGAGGCGGTCCTCGCGACCTCCGTCGCGCGCCTCGTCCTCGGGAGCCTCCCGTTCCGCGCCCCCGCGCTCTTCGAGGCGCTCCTCGCCGCGCATCCGGATCGCCTCGTCGTCGCCCTCGACTGCAAGGACGGGCGCCCGACGATTCACGGCTGGGTCGAGGACGCCGGGGCGGGAGACGCCGCCGGGGTCGCGCGCCGCCTCGCGGCGCTGGGCGTGCGCACGCTCCTCGTCACCGACGTCGCGCGCGACGGCGCGATGACGGGTCCGAACCTCGAGCTGCTCGCCGCCGTCCGGGCTGCCTTTTCTGGCGAGATCCTCGCCTCGGGTGGGATGCGCGGAGCGGAGGATCTCGCTCCGGTGGCGGCCACGCTCTCGGGCGGGCCGGCTGGCGCGATCTTCGGACGGGCCCTGCATTCCGGTGCGACGACGGTCGCGCGGCTCGCAACGGCCCGCGCCGCGCTCCGGGAGGTGGCGTCGTGA
- the hisF gene encoding imidazole glycerol phosphate synthase subunit HisF: MSLAVRVIPCLDVAGGRVVKGLKFENLRDAGDPVEAARRYEAEGADELCFLDVAASHEERGTLAGLVASVADVLSIPFTVGGGVRSVEDAGALLAAGADRVTVNTAAVADPGLVTRLAERFGAQCVVVAVDAKRDGDRFVVSTHGGRRITGIDLATWVAEVTARGAGEILLTSMDADGTLAGFDLAMLKVARAATSVPIVASGGAGSLAHFAPAVLDGGADAVLAASVFHDRTFSVGQVKRALAKAGVPVRPAVPAGLEGIVFDDRGLVPVIVRNDGTGDVLTLAWANEEALALTVETRFSHFWSRSRRELWKKGETSGNLQRVVRISVDCDRDAVLYDVEPAGPACHTGAASCFAPGEAVPGPPKGAGGPAGPDAADPFGLGPLFEVVAARKANPEPGSYTNRLLAKGIEKCAQKVGEEGVETALAAVTRDDAGLAAEIADLMYHVVVLMAARDLPPGAVAAELAQRRQKRRGTRPEEK; the protein is encoded by the coding sequence GTGAGCCTCGCCGTCCGCGTCATCCCGTGCCTCGACGTCGCCGGAGGGCGCGTCGTGAAGGGGCTGAAGTTCGAGAACCTGCGAGACGCGGGAGACCCGGTGGAGGCCGCGCGCCGCTACGAGGCCGAGGGGGCGGACGAGCTCTGCTTTCTCGACGTGGCCGCCTCGCACGAGGAGAGGGGAACGCTCGCCGGCCTCGTCGCGTCCGTTGCAGACGTCCTCTCGATCCCGTTCACCGTCGGGGGCGGCGTCCGCTCCGTCGAGGACGCCGGCGCGCTCCTGGCCGCCGGGGCCGACCGTGTCACGGTGAATACCGCCGCCGTTGCCGACCCAGGGCTCGTCACGCGGCTGGCGGAGCGGTTCGGTGCACAGTGCGTCGTCGTCGCCGTGGACGCGAAGCGGGACGGGGACCGGTTCGTCGTCTCGACACACGGCGGGCGGCGGATCACCGGAATCGACCTCGCCACCTGGGTCGCCGAGGTGACCGCGCGCGGCGCGGGCGAGATTCTCCTGACCTCCATGGACGCCGACGGCACGCTCGCGGGTTTCGACCTCGCCATGCTGAAGGTGGCGCGCGCGGCGACGTCCGTCCCGATCGTGGCTTCCGGGGGGGCGGGGTCGCTTGCGCACTTCGCTCCGGCGGTCCTCGACGGGGGCGCGGACGCCGTCCTGGCGGCGTCCGTCTTCCACGACCGGACCTTCTCCGTCGGGCAGGTCAAGCGGGCCCTCGCGAAGGCCGGGGTGCCGGTCCGCCCGGCCGTCCCGGCGGGGCTCGAAGGGATCGTCTTCGACGATCGAGGCCTCGTCCCCGTCATCGTTCGCAACGATGGGACGGGCGACGTCCTGACGCTCGCCTGGGCGAACGAGGAGGCCCTTGCCCTCACGGTCGAGACACGCTTCTCCCACTTCTGGAGCCGGTCGCGCCGCGAGCTCTGGAAGAAAGGGGAGACCTCGGGAAACCTCCAGCGCGTCGTCCGGATCTCGGTCGATTGCGACCGGGATGCCGTTCTCTACGACGTCGAGCCCGCGGGCCCCGCCTGCCACACGGGCGCAGCGAGCTGCTTTGCGCCCGGCGAAGCGGTCCCCGGGCCTCCGAAGGGCGCCGGTGGGCCTGCGGGCCCCGACGCGGCCGACCCCTTCGGCCTCGGCCCCCTCTTCGAGGTCGTCGCCGCGCGGAAGGCCAACCCCGAGCCGGGCTCGTACACCAACCGCCTTCTCGCGAAGGGCATCGAAAAGTGCGCGCAGAAAGTCGGCGAAGAAGGGGTGGAGACCGCCCTGGCGGCCGTGACCCGGGACGACGCGGGCCTGGCTGCAGAGATTGCCGACCTGATGTATCACGTCGTCGTCCTGATGGCCGCGCGGGACCTCCCGCCCGGGGCCGTCGCGGCGGAGCTCGCGCAGAGGCGTCAGAAGAGGCGCGGGACGCGCCCCGAGGAGAAGTGA
- a CDS encoding anthranilate synthase component I family protein — protein sequence MAKPEARTLVVLERPADLTTPVSVMRTLLAGDDPCFLLESVEGGARVARWSFLGTAPERSFSGADGNPFDLLRGIVRSETRALPASDGFGDDLPPFTGGAVGFAGYDAVRRLERLPSTNPDPVGLPDAWFGVFETVLAFDHVRHRLLFLGHARPGEETAVKTRLATLAARVEAGRAHGGKPARLAGPWEESLPRKAFVDRVEKAKEHIRAGDVFQVVLSRRWSAAVDGDTFSIYRALRRVSPSPYQYYLRTPDAVIFGASPERLVRAGDDDVETIPLAGTRRRGATQEEDLALARELLNDEKERAEHVMLVDLGRNDLGRVAAPGTVRVRDFFTVERFSHVMHLATRVTGKLAEGKDAVDALAATFPAGTLTGAPKIRAMEIIEDLEPVRRGAYGGAVGYLDFAGHLDMAIGIRTAVVKDGVLHVQAGAGIVADSRPEAEADECESKAWALMRAVDAAKEYEP from the coding sequence ATGGCGAAACCAGAGGCCCGGACGCTCGTCGTCCTCGAACGTCCCGCCGACCTGACGACCCCGGTCTCGGTCATGCGGACGCTCCTCGCGGGCGACGACCCCTGTTTTCTCCTCGAGTCGGTGGAGGGAGGGGCGCGCGTCGCTCGCTGGTCCTTCCTCGGGACGGCCCCCGAGCGCTCGTTCAGCGGGGCCGACGGCAATCCCTTCGACCTCCTGCGCGGCATCGTCCGGTCGGAGACGCGTGCCCTCCCGGCGTCGGACGGCTTCGGAGACGACCTCCCGCCGTTCACGGGCGGAGCCGTAGGGTTCGCCGGCTACGACGCCGTGAGGCGGCTCGAGCGGCTCCCGTCGACGAATCCCGACCCCGTCGGCCTTCCAGATGCCTGGTTCGGCGTCTTCGAGACGGTCCTCGCGTTCGACCACGTGCGGCACCGGCTCCTCTTCCTCGGCCACGCGCGGCCAGGGGAGGAGACGGCGGTGAAGACGCGGCTCGCGACCCTCGCGGCGCGCGTCGAGGCGGGCCGGGCACACGGCGGAAAGCCCGCGCGGCTGGCGGGCCCGTGGGAGGAGTCGCTCCCGCGAAAGGCCTTCGTAGACCGCGTCGAGAAGGCGAAGGAGCACATCCGCGCAGGGGACGTCTTCCAGGTCGTCCTCTCGCGCCGCTGGTCGGCGGCGGTGGACGGGGACACCTTCTCGATCTACCGCGCCCTCCGGCGCGTCAGCCCGTCGCCGTACCAGTACTACCTCCGGACGCCCGACGCCGTGATCTTCGGCGCCTCGCCCGAGCGTCTCGTGCGGGCCGGCGACGACGACGTCGAGACGATTCCCCTCGCCGGGACGCGCCGCCGCGGCGCGACGCAGGAAGAGGACCTCGCCCTGGCGCGCGAGCTGCTCAACGACGAGAAGGAGCGGGCCGAGCACGTGATGCTCGTCGACCTCGGCCGAAACGACCTCGGGCGGGTCGCCGCCCCCGGCACCGTCCGGGTGCGCGACTTCTTCACGGTCGAACGCTTCTCCCACGTGATGCACCTGGCCACGCGCGTGACCGGGAAGCTCGCGGAAGGAAAGGACGCCGTGGACGCGCTCGCGGCGACCTTCCCCGCGGGGACGCTCACGGGCGCGCCGAAGATCCGGGCGATGGAGATCATCGAGGACCTCGAGCCGGTGCGGCGCGGCGCGTACGGGGGAGCGGTGGGCTACCTCGACTTCGCGGGACACCTCGACATGGCGATCGGCATCCGGACGGCCGTCGTGAAGGACGGCGTCCTCCACGTCCAGGCGGGAGCGGGGATCGTCGCCGACTCGCGCCCCGAGGCCGAGGCGGACGAGTGCGAGAGCAAGGCGTGGGCGCTCATGCGCGCCGTCGACGCGGCGAAGGAGTACGAGCCGTGA
- a CDS encoding aminodeoxychorismate/anthranilate synthase component II, translated as MILVVDNYDSFTYNLVQVLQTLHGDVRVVRNDTMTAADALALGPSRIVISPGPGRPEDAGISEEVIRLSGDVPLLGVCLGHQAIGHVFGASIVRAPVLMHGKTSEIRHDGAGIYAGLGDPFVATRYHSLVVDRASVPECLEVTAETSDGLVMGLRHRTRPLVGVQFHPESILTLEGERLLKNFVERGVG; from the coding sequence GTGATCCTCGTCGTCGACAACTACGACTCCTTCACCTACAACCTCGTCCAGGTCCTTCAGACCCTTCACGGCGACGTCCGGGTCGTCCGCAACGACACGATGACCGCCGCGGATGCGCTCGCGCTCGGCCCCTCGCGGATCGTCATCTCGCCGGGGCCGGGCCGCCCGGAAGACGCCGGAATCAGCGAAGAGGTCATCCGCCTCTCTGGAGACGTTCCCCTTCTCGGCGTCTGCCTCGGACACCAGGCGATCGGGCACGTCTTCGGTGCGTCGATCGTGAGGGCGCCGGTCCTCATGCACGGCAAGACGTCGGAGATCCGGCACGACGGCGCGGGGATCTACGCGGGCCTCGGCGACCCCTTCGTCGCGACGCGCTACCACTCCCTCGTCGTCGACCGCGCGAGCGTCCCGGAGTGTCTCGAGGTGACGGCGGAGACGTCCGACGGGCTCGTCATGGGCCTGAGGCACCGGACGCGGCCTCTCGTGGGGGTCCAGTTCCACCCCGAGTCGATCCTGACGCTCGAAGGGGAGCGCCTCCTGAAGAACTTCGTCGAGCGGGGCGTCGGGTGA
- the trpD gene encoding anthranilate phosphoribosyltransferase, producing MDGRTLERDEARLAVDEMLTDGFSAVRAAALLAAMARRGEAAEEVAGFVDALRARATRAPVPAELAERSVDVCGTGGDGQGTFNVSTTAAFVVAGAGVPVAKHGNRAVSSASGSADVLAALGVRIDMPPSVAARALAESNVTFLFAPAYHPAMKSVGPMRRELGIRTAFNLAGPLANPLGVTRQLVGVDRPLRVPVLAHALAALGAEHALVVSNSGAGDELLPHGLTIVAEVFYGEVRLEEWTAATFGLPERDPRDMAGGDAETNAGILRAVLDGEKGPRRDAILMNAAAALLVSGIALDLGDGMARAAASIDSGAARRALAALATISQEAA from the coding sequence ATGGACGGGCGGACGCTGGAGAGGGACGAGGCGCGCCTCGCCGTCGACGAGATGCTGACCGACGGCTTCTCGGCCGTGAGGGCCGCGGCTCTCCTGGCCGCGATGGCCCGGCGGGGCGAGGCCGCCGAAGAGGTCGCGGGCTTCGTCGACGCGCTCCGCGCCCGGGCGACGCGGGCCCCGGTCCCGGCGGAGCTGGCGGAGCGCTCCGTCGACGTCTGCGGGACGGGCGGGGACGGCCAGGGGACGTTCAACGTCTCGACGACGGCGGCGTTCGTCGTCGCCGGGGCCGGGGTCCCCGTCGCCAAGCACGGGAACCGTGCCGTCTCCTCGGCGAGCGGGTCGGCGGACGTCCTCGCGGCCCTCGGCGTGAGGATCGACATGCCGCCGTCCGTTGCCGCGCGCGCTCTCGCGGAGTCGAACGTGACGTTCCTCTTTGCACCGGCCTACCACCCCGCGATGAAATCGGTCGGACCGATGCGGCGCGAGCTCGGGATCCGGACGGCCTTCAACCTCGCCGGCCCGCTCGCGAACCCCCTCGGCGTGACGCGCCAGCTCGTCGGCGTCGACCGTCCGCTTCGGGTGCCGGTCCTCGCGCACGCCCTCGCGGCGCTCGGCGCCGAGCACGCGCTCGTCGTCTCCAACTCGGGCGCGGGAGACGAGCTCCTCCCGCACGGCCTGACCATCGTGGCGGAGGTCTTCTACGGAGAGGTGCGCCTCGAGGAGTGGACGGCCGCGACGTTCGGCCTCCCCGAGCGCGACCCGCGCGACATGGCGGGCGGGGACGCGGAGACGAATGCCGGGATCCTCAGGGCCGTCCTCGACGGGGAGAAGGGTCCCCGTCGCGACGCGATCCTGATGAACGCTGCGGCCGCGCTCCTCGTCTCCGGAATCGCTCTCGACCTCGGCGACGGGATGGCCCGGGCGGCTGCTTCGATCGATTCGGGCGCGGCGCGCCGGGCCCTCGCGGCGCTCGCGACGATCTCGCAGGAGGCGGCGTGA
- the trpB gene encoding tryptophan synthase subunit beta has protein sequence MAEKFVVPEADAAGRFGEFGGRFVPETLMAPVEELTRAYTKARADASFRRELHGLLTTYAGRPTPLTEARRLSAELGARIFLKREDLLHTGAHKINNALGQVLLAKRMGKGRVIAETGAGQHGVATATAAALMGLPCVVYMGSVDIERQALNVYRMRLLGTKVVSVESGSKTLKDAINEAMRDWVANYGDTHYVLGSVLGPHPYPRMVRDFHAVIGRETRAQAKKVLGGKLPDLLVACVGGGSNAIGLFHAFLPDVQVELVGVEAGGRSAAPGEHAARFGPGRVGVLHGTRTLLLADDDGQILPTHSVSAGLDYPAVGPEHANLAALGRTRYESVTDDEALAAFHALSEKEGIIPALETAHAVAWVLREAPKRPGATIVIGLSGRGDKDVPSVARLEGLEGVAS, from the coding sequence GTGGCTGAGAAGTTCGTGGTTCCCGAGGCCGATGCGGCGGGGCGGTTCGGAGAGTTCGGCGGGAGGTTCGTTCCCGAGACGCTCATGGCGCCCGTCGAGGAGCTGACCCGCGCCTACACGAAGGCGCGGGCCGACGCCTCGTTCCGCCGTGAGCTGCACGGTCTCCTGACGACCTACGCGGGGAGGCCGACCCCGCTGACCGAGGCGCGGCGCCTCTCGGCCGAGCTCGGGGCGAGGATCTTCCTCAAGCGCGAGGACCTCCTCCACACCGGCGCGCACAAGATCAACAACGCCCTCGGGCAGGTCCTTCTCGCGAAGCGGATGGGGAAGGGCCGGGTCATCGCCGAGACCGGCGCGGGGCAGCACGGCGTCGCGACGGCCACGGCGGCGGCGCTCATGGGCCTTCCCTGCGTCGTCTACATGGGGTCTGTCGACATCGAGCGGCAGGCCCTGAACGTCTACCGGATGCGCCTCCTCGGAACGAAGGTCGTCTCCGTCGAATCCGGCTCGAAGACGCTGAAGGACGCGATCAACGAGGCGATGCGCGACTGGGTGGCGAACTACGGCGACACGCACTACGTCCTCGGCTCGGTCCTCGGCCCGCACCCCTACCCGCGGATGGTGCGCGACTTCCACGCCGTCATCGGCCGCGAGACGCGCGCCCAGGCGAAGAAGGTCCTCGGAGGGAAGCTCCCCGACCTTCTCGTCGCCTGCGTCGGCGGCGGCTCGAACGCGATCGGCCTCTTCCACGCATTCCTCCCGGACGTCCAGGTCGAGCTCGTCGGCGTCGAGGCCGGCGGGCGCTCCGCCGCCCCGGGCGAGCACGCGGCCCGCTTCGGGCCGGGGCGTGTCGGCGTCCTGCACGGGACACGCACGCTCCTCCTCGCCGACGACGACGGGCAGATTCTCCCGACGCACTCCGTCTCGGCCGGGCTCGACTACCCGGCCGTCGGACCGGAGCACGCGAACCTCGCCGCGCTCGGACGGACGCGCTACGAGAGCGTCACCGACGACGAGGCACTTGCCGCGTTCCACGCGCTCTCGGAGAAGGAGGGGATCATCCCCGCCCTCGAGACCGCGCACGCCGTCGCGTGGGTGCTGCGGGAGGCGCCGAAGCGGCCGGGCGCGACCATCGTCATCGGCCTCTCCGGGCGCGGAGACAAGGACGTCCCGAGCGTGGCCCGTCTCGAAGGGCTCGAGGGGGTGGCGTCGTGA
- a CDS encoding tryptophan synthase subunit alpha: MSGRIARAFTRAAREGRAALVVFVEAGDPSLEVTRRLLPALAEAGADVVELGVPFSDPIADGPAIQRASERALAAGTSLSGVLDLVAGVRSGGLDVPVVLFGYANPVLAMGEAAFASRAAESGVDGALVTDLPPEEGQAFASTLRATRLDPVFLLAPTSPPRRIRTVGRMSRGFVYVVSRPGVTGVRADVPVGLEDLVARVKAGVGRLPVAVGFGISTPGQVASVARCADGVVVGSAVVLAMEGAVTAGEDPVVAAAAVVRRLAAATGR; the protein is encoded by the coding sequence GTGAGCGGACGGATCGCACGGGCCTTCACGCGGGCCGCTCGCGAAGGGCGCGCGGCGCTCGTCGTCTTCGTCGAGGCAGGGGACCCGTCGCTCGAGGTCACCCGCAGGCTTCTCCCGGCGCTCGCGGAGGCTGGGGCCGACGTGGTCGAGCTCGGCGTCCCGTTCTCCGACCCGATCGCCGACGGGCCCGCGATCCAGCGCGCCAGCGAGCGGGCGCTCGCGGCGGGGACGAGCCTGTCGGGCGTCCTCGACCTCGTCGCCGGCGTCCGCTCCGGCGGGCTCGACGTTCCCGTCGTCCTCTTCGGCTACGCGAATCCCGTCCTGGCGATGGGGGAAGCGGCCTTTGCCTCACGCGCCGCGGAATCGGGCGTCGACGGCGCCCTCGTGACCGACCTTCCCCCGGAAGAGGGGCAGGCGTTCGCCTCGACGCTCCGCGCGACGCGTCTCGACCCGGTCTTCCTCCTCGCACCCACGTCGCCGCCCCGTCGCATCAGGACCGTCGGCCGCATGTCCCGGGGTTTCGTCTACGTCGTGTCGCGCCCGGGTGTCACAGGGGTCCGCGCGGACGTCCCGGTGGGACTGGAAGACCTCGTCGCGCGCGTGAAGGCGGGCGTGGGCCGTCTTCCCGTCGCGGTCGGCTTCGGGATCTCGACGCCCGGTCAGGTCGCGTCCGTCGCGCGATGCGCCGACGGCGTCGTCGTCGGCAGCGCCGTCGTCCTCGCGATGGAGGGTGCGGTGACGGCGGGGGAGGACCCGGTCGTCGCCGCGGCGGCAGTGGTGAGGAGGCTCGCCGCCGCGACGGGCCGATAA
- a CDS encoding DUF4115 domain-containing protein, with protein sequence METPQEFGEELRRERELRDVTCEQLAEVTKVSVRQIEALEAGRFEHLPSRVFSRGFVLSIARHLGLDAERTAAAFNHIHEGWSAEREKTASASVSSTSHRIRLSRPRKNVSFNTTALGVGVALVLALVTFVAAVLKGRASEREGSVARNEAAVESATPVPDALRLPPAIASAVVPVPSGQPLIETAVARTPQPGAPAGAGRTLTLTFSDDCWTEVSVDGRVIAAELFRKGTTRRFEGGRTFVLTLGNAGGVEVDVDGAAIGAVGQLGQVVRNFVIGEASTGAAPQGG encoded by the coding sequence GTGGAAACCCCGCAGGAATTCGGCGAAGAGCTGCGTCGGGAACGCGAGCTCAGGGATGTCACCTGCGAACAGCTCGCAGAAGTGACGAAGGTCTCCGTGCGCCAGATCGAGGCGCTCGAGGCAGGTCGCTTCGAGCATCTTCCCTCCCGGGTTTTCTCGAGAGGCTTCGTCCTTTCAATCGCCCGCCACCTCGGGCTCGACGCGGAGAGGACGGCCGCCGCTTTCAACCACATTCACGAGGGCTGGTCGGCTGAACGGGAAAAGACGGCCTCCGCGAGCGTCAGCTCCACCTCGCACCGCATCCGCCTGTCCCGCCCCAGAAAGAACGTCTCGTTCAACACGACGGCCCTCGGCGTCGGAGTGGCGCTCGTGCTGGCCCTCGTGACCTTCGTCGCTGCCGTCCTGAAGGGAAGAGCGAGCGAGCGGGAGGGTTCCGTCGCGCGAAACGAAGCTGCGGTGGAGTCCGCGACGCCCGTCCCGGATGCCCTCCGCCTCCCGCCGGCCATCGCTTCGGCCGTCGTGCCGGTTCCGTCCGGGCAGCCGCTCATCGAGACGGCGGTCGCGAGAACCCCGCAGCCTGGCGCCCCGGCGGGAGCCGGCCGGACCCTCACCCTGACGTTCAGCGACGATTGCTGGACCGAGGTCAGCGTGGACGGGCGCGTCATCGCGGCCGAGCTCTTCCGCAAGGGGACGACCCGACGCTTCGAGGGAGGGCGCACGTTCGTCCTGACTCTCGGCAACGCTGGCGGGGTCGAGGTCGACGTGGACGGTGCCGCGATTGGCGCGGTCGGCCAGCTCGGGCAGGTGGTCAGGAACTTCGTGATCGGCGAGGCGTCCACCGGTGCCGCTCCCCAGGGCGGCTGA
- a CDS encoding DnaJ domain-containing protein, which translates to MTNYYEILGVGRDASEEVIRGRFRALARDAHPDRFTDAVKKAEAETRFQVLTEAVNVLTNAQRRKAHDFDLDKGSGGAAFDPAGIAKVYLAKGVKAYRDGDFATAFQQFDLSVHHWKKDAKALHYLALVCSRIPGKARRGVEAVEAALKLDPENGAVHREASRLYLQVGLRTKAERHLQEALSRIPEDGDVQKLATELRPPSDNKGFLGGLFGRKG; encoded by the coding sequence GTGACGAACTACTACGAGATTCTCGGGGTGGGCCGTGATGCCTCCGAAGAAGTCATTCGGGGCCGGTTTCGGGCTCTCGCGAGAGACGCCCATCCGGATCGCTTCACCGACGCGGTGAAGAAGGCGGAAGCCGAGACCCGCTTCCAGGTCCTCACGGAGGCGGTGAACGTCCTGACGAACGCGCAGCGCCGCAAGGCCCACGACTTCGATCTCGACAAGGGCTCGGGGGGTGCGGCCTTCGACCCCGCCGGCATCGCGAAGGTCTACCTCGCCAAGGGAGTCAAGGCCTATCGCGACGGGGACTTCGCGACGGCCTTCCAGCAGTTCGACCTCTCCGTCCACCACTGGAAGAAGGATGCCAAGGCACTCCACTACCTCGCTCTCGTCTGCAGCCGGATTCCGGGCAAGGCTCGGCGGGGCGTGGAGGCCGTGGAAGCCGCGCTGAAGCTCGATCCGGAGAACGGTGCCGTTCACAGGGAGGCGTCCCGGCTCTACCTTCAGGTGGGACTCAGGACCAAGGCCGAAAGACACCTCCAGGAGGCTCTCAGCAGGATCCCCGAGGACGGCGACGTCCAGAAGCTGGCAACCGAGCTGCGCCCCCCGTCCGACAACAAGGGATTCCTTGGCGGGCTGTTCGGGCGGAAGGGCTAG
- a CDS encoding Stp1/IreP family PP2C-type Ser/Thr phosphatase, with amino-acid sequence MALNAYGLTDVGRKRKHNEDAYLLDAERGLFVVADGMGGHAAGEVASRLTVESIQEFIAGTEDDHDNTWPFGYNNRYSVDGNRLSTAVERANEKVMRAVVNRPELKGMGTTVVAALFDEKRATLVHVGDSRAYLLRETELRRLTDDHSWVQEQVNAGILSEDEARSHPLKNVVTRALGGGAHVAVDLIEIPVGGGDRFLLCSDGLTGMVSDEEITNALASSRSLEEIVHGLIDLANDRGGVDNITAIVVEVKSGSAVEALNRSADISREKTTVSLRTATVSDDDITPREGVEIPVTEKPAGEASPTAPEAPPEAPAAAPPEAEAPPEAAPEAPPVAPSEAPGTSEAPEPKG; translated from the coding sequence GTGGCTCTCAATGCATACGGTCTCACCGACGTCGGCCGGAAGAGGAAGCACAACGAAGACGCTTACCTGCTCGACGCCGAGCGGGGTCTCTTCGTCGTCGCCGATGGCATGGGTGGCCATGCCGCGGGCGAAGTGGCCTCCCGACTGACGGTCGAATCGATCCAGGAGTTCATCGCCGGCACGGAGGACGACCACGACAACACGTGGCCGTTCGGCTACAACAACCGCTACTCCGTCGACGGCAACCGTCTCAGCACGGCGGTCGAGCGCGCCAACGAGAAGGTGATGCGCGCCGTCGTGAACCGTCCCGAGCTGAAGGGAATGGGGACGACGGTCGTGGCCGCCCTGTTCGACGAGAAGCGGGCGACGCTCGTCCACGTCGGAGACAGCCGCGCCTACCTCCTGCGCGAGACCGAGCTGCGGCGCTTGACCGACGACCACTCGTGGGTCCAGGAGCAGGTCAACGCCGGGATCCTGTCCGAGGACGAGGCTCGAAGCCACCCGCTCAAGAACGTCGTCACCCGCGCCCTCGGCGGCGGTGCGCACGTCGCGGTCGACCTCATCGAGATTCCCGTCGGAGGCGGCGACCGCTTCCTCCTCTGCTCCGACGGTCTCACCGGCATGGTGTCGGACGAGGAGATCACGAACGCCCTGGCCTCGTCACGGTCCCTCGAAGAGATCGTCCACGGGCTCATCGACCTCGCCAACGACCGGGGCGGCGTCGACAACATCACGGCCATCGTCGTCGAGGTGAAGTCCGGTTCGGCCGTCGAGGCGCTGAACAGGTCCGCCGACATTTCCAGGGAGAAGACTACGGTTTCCCTGCGGACCGCGACGGTGAGCGACGACGACATCACGCCGAGGGAAGGCGTCGAGATTCCGGTGACCGAGAAGCCCGCGGGCGAAGCTTCCCCGACGGCGCCCGAGGCACCTCCTGAAGCGCCGGCCGCAGCACCTCCCGAAGCGGAGGCACCGCCGGAGGCTGCCCCGGAGGCGCCCCCCGTGGCACCGTCCGAGGCACCGGGGACGTCCGAGGCCCCCGAGCCGAAGGGCTGA